DNA from Camelus dromedarius isolate mCamDro1 chromosome X, mCamDro1.pat, whole genome shotgun sequence:
gaaaaagagacaggaagATGGTATGTattagacttttttaaaaaattaaaatgaatgaattatatgTTAAGGTTATTtgtttccaaagtggttttacttactttttaatctgtttatatGATAGATTATACTTTCTAATAGTATGTTCTATATTGGGTTAAAAGCTTGAACTAAATTAGATAAAGAAGGCCTATGAAAAATATTTGAccaaattgtttaatttttgaaCTAGTAGTTTCtgttagcttttattttctgaaaactaAGGTATGaaaatttcttcagtgtttgtacaaacaagcaaaatgggatttcagtaaaaatgattctaaaaacaaaaatgaagtcgCTAATAATCCTAAAATAGATACGATATCTTTCACTGGTTGCTATGCTTCTCAAGTATAACTTTGTATCAGTTAGGATCTTAAAGAACAATCTTTTTCTACACCTTGAGAGAAATTTTCAACTATGTATTTTTCTCACCTGGTCTTGTAAATCCACTGCAAAACTAGTGCTCAACTTCATTCAAATGGAATAGCAATTGTCTTTGTTTTGGCAAGGAGGTGTTTCTTCCTGTAGCTCTATAAGAGTATTTTACAACTGCATAGATGCTCTCCAGGCTTTAGTGAGGGGAAATTTGAATATAGGAAAACATCATGCTGTTCAGTAGTGTGGTATGTGCCTGAGCCCATGAAGGTCAAACTGGCGTCTTGATGTGGTCTGCCTAGGTGAGGCCTTTGGAATGAAGTGTCCTAGTAGAAGGGGGAAAAACATATATTCTGACcatatgtgtgttttttaaattcttattttaatgtgCAGCAGGTTAATCTGGTGGGGTTTGACTTCAGCTCAAGTCAGCAGTAACATCACacgaaaaaaaatatttcttctgaatttgaaattttagtttGGACAGGAGGAGAGTCATCTAAGCCAATTCACTTCTTGGGAGTTAAATGAACACCCAGTGGAAATGATTCTTTCATGGCCATCTCTGTTCACTTATATAATAAATCTGTAGTTATTAGCATAGATTATggtatttttaagaaagagaataaaatacattaagtTTTTCCTACTCTGTATGTAATGtggaaaactgaaatattttcttggctCTTATACCTTGCATTTGGAATATTTCAGctaataaagaaatacaacttcttgagaaagaaagaaagtctaAGATCCTATATGAAAAACAGATGGAGGAAAAGCAACGAAGACTGAGAGAGCAGAAGGCAAAGGATGAGCAACGGAGAATAtctgcagaaagaaaaagaaaagaaaaatttcaggaGGAAAGGGTACATGTTCTTCTAGCCTGTTAATCGGATGATAAATATGCTGTGTTGCCTGGTTCTGGGGTACTTTTTTTCTTAGCCCTTTTCTGCCTTTACTGGTCCCACCTGTGGAAGGGAAACCAATCCTAGTTCTTCGTTTCTTCTTTCCTTGCCCTGTTCTGATCAGACCCCTGAGTTTAGGCTCAGGAGCTGAGGTAAAGAGGAACCTTGCTAATCCAGGAAGAGAGCCCTGTCGACTTGCAGAGCCTGGAACCCAGGGTGCCTGCAGCCTGAGGTTTGCGGTGAGCGGTATGCTCTCCTACCAGAAACTGTTGTCCCCGCAAAAGGCCCTCCCTGATGGGCCCCCATCTGACGGTTTACTTCTCACAACTCCTGTCATGTGAGTGCCGGAGGCCCAGCCGGTCAGAGCCCTGGCGCTCTCCCAGGGGTTCCCTGGCTCCCTCCTGTGTGCGCTCTCTCCCCCACGAGctcctttctttctgttgttttgagGCCCTGctgctctcttttcctctctggacTCCGTTTGGTGTCCTTGGCACTCTGTTGGTGTGAGTCACTGCCTTCGTTGTGCcctctctctcccattctgtCCGACTTCGGTCAGGTTGTCTTTGACTCTTTGTATGTAGGCGTTTGGCTACCTGTCTCAGTCGGTATGAGTCTCTCTGACACCAAGTTTTCCTCCGTAGGTCATCCCACTGCTTTACTGAGTGTCCTTGACTCCTTTTGCATTGGCACGTTCTCTGTGGCACCAGTCTCCTTCTTGCTGCCATTCTTTCTTTGTTCCAGTGACTCTCAAGTGTCCCTGAGTAAGCCTTAGTCAGTCTGTGGCTGTCCATCTGATCCTGGCCTTTGTCTGCCTGAGGCACTgcccttttctttctgctttctttgttttagcctctctctttttttctctccccatctTTGGACTTTTCTGCCTGTTGATCTCTCTGTACGTGTGTCTGtatctccctctctttttcctgttctaatttttaaatgtctttttctcttcttttctctttgcttccatATCTCCCCAAGAGCCTTCTCTGTGGTGCTTGCCTTTCTGTCTGATTTTTGCGTAAAGTTGCTCTTGCAAATGCCTTACCCTCAGCCCTTACCCGCATTCATGGGTCTTCCTCATTCGAGGACTGTTCCCTTGCTGTTTCTTCCCTGTCCGTGGCTCACTAGCACCTTCTCTGACTTTCTGAACCTTTTTCTATGGTTTATgctctttttttcacatttcagcATTTGGTGAACTCTCATTCAGAATTTGTGTCACTCTCTATCTTCTTCTGTGAAACCTCTCcttaatttccttctctgtgataAAGAGAATGAAggccacagagagagagaatgaactaGGTGGAAACAGAaccaaagaaagtaaaatagaaaattgtGTGCTGCAGAGTGGGGAAGGGTCCCTGGGAGAGAGTCCCAGGcactgagagggaaaaaaaaaagaccctcttAGGGAAAGAGGAGccagagagagaacacagagaaaagaagatgCAACAAAGTGACACAGCAGACAGAAGGGGAGCCAGAGAGAGACATGGCAGGAGAAGAGGCCGCCAGACCAGGAGAAAGGGCAAAAGAGAGCCGTCCCCAGAGAGCTAGCATGGGGAGTCCGAGGCAGAGCGGGGACTGTGGGACACTGTGAGTAGGCTGTACTTAGAGGAAGAGAATAATTCTGTAGAGCAGGGGAAACCCCAAACTTGGTCGTGCTGAGGAGGGGTGAGTGTGGACAGGCAACACATAGGAGATACGGCCGGAGCTTACACGTGAGCCACAGATGCAGAGCACAGAGGGTCAGTGCACCTAGACCCAGCGGGATAGAATTCTTAAGAATCCGAAATGTTTTAATAATGCAAGATTAGTTGCTGTTTTTAGTCTCTGTTATACTTCCTGCATTCTAAGTAGTTTAAAACAACCTATTTTCTGTTAGAAAATATAACTTTGAAATACTACCATTAGATGAATTTTAAGAATTGAAGTTGCTTTTCTCCTTAGGATCTGGATAGCTCTCCATTTTCCTAGTATGTTTATCCTCCTTGACCTCAGAGAAAGGCTGGGAGCATTATAAGGATGATGTTGCTATGAAGCGCTTGTTGTCAGGGAAGAATAGAAAACCTTGTAGCCCTCAGGTTGGTTTGCTCACCTGAATGTGGTCCACGGCGTGTCACAGGGATGAGAAATAGCTGAGAAGAGAAAACGGTGCACCTCatttctggtggtggtggtgttttgcCACAGTGTGGCATTTACATCTGTAGAGCTGTTATCCTGCACAGTTTAAATTGAAGTTGAGGTCAAGACAAGTACATCAGTTATCTTTTTCAAACTTGATTAGTTAACAccagaatttaaaatgttacagaTGTGGGAATAATAAATGATCTGACATAGATTTCTCTTGCATATTTTAGTTGACTTTTTTCCTACCACATTCTATAAAGAATTtaaggtataatttttaaaaatacatacctcAACCAGATGATAAAATAAATGCTTGAGGGAATCAAGCAGAGAGGGAtattaatataagaaaataataaaacatatggTCTGATTAGCATACACCAAAATGTGCCACTCAGTCTTTGTGTAGTTGCTAGAAATAGGCTACGCATTTGGTTCTAAATTTCCTAATGATAAAAGCAAAGAGGGAAGCACAGTCAGTTCCTCGATTCATGTCCATAAGATTAAAACCTGGTTATTCAGGAGAAGCACTAATATTGATTGATACCTGagatgtttccaattttttttaacttttacattttataaaaaaattttgcCTGGTACAAAAATTTGGTGATGGGGCTATTTGATAATCCACAGATCAAAATTATACTAACCAATATAATGCATATGTAAAAATTTGTTGTCATCTGTTTTAAATAGGAGAGACTCAAGGCCATCCTTTATCGTACATTGGAACGGAGCAGCCACGTTGATCGTCAAAAAAGATGGTCGTGGGAGGGCTGTACGGGAATAAACTCTGAGAATAAAACCGGTAATTAACAACTGTTAAAATTGATTCATGTTCATATGTaaatattggctatttgtatacgGTTGCATTTACAACAGGGTTTTGAGCTTTGTATTCTAAATGAAAACGCTGCCGTGTACTCTTTGGCATGCATTTAAATTTGTGTCACGTGAGATTGCAAAAGAAACAGGTGCAGCTTGTAGTAATCTTATTTTATCCACTGTATCCAGAATCTTATCATTTAAACTTCTGATCGGTATAAGAatgattaataattaataacctttacatagcatttttaaaataaattgtccTGTTTACTATGTACTGTAAGTTTTCCTATATATGGACATAATCCTACACAATTTCATAAAATGTAAGGTAAATTGGCATAGTTTGTAAGGAATGACTAACAATGAGCATTGTGTACCTAATTAATGCATGTTTATGCTCCATAGAACTATATCATGGACTCATTTTGTTTCAGCTaatgatgcattttaaaataagactacAGTAAATATTGTATCTTTTCTCAGCCAATAAACATTCTATATCTACTGAAAAACTTGAGCAGGGGACTTCTGGTTTACACAAACAAGTGTCTGTGTCATCTACAGGTCTCCAGAATCCGGTTGACAAGAGTAAGTAGTTATTTCATGTCTTCTGAGTTTCAAATCAATGAAATCAATTCTTTAGGTGTATTTTTACAGTACCACTTATTCTTTAGATTGTAGAACATTTAGACTTATTTCAGAAGAGCACCACGTTGTTTTATAGTAAATAGTGATGGTCATGACAATTTTGTATTTTCATCAGTATAAATCCTTGTTTCACgatttgttattattaatgaaaGCACACAAACACTGGTGTGCTTTCATTAATATGTGTACCTGCCATATTAATGAGACatgtaaagagaaaggaataggTGATGACTTTCAGGTTAATAATTAGTTAAATTGCACTGAAGGAGCAATTCcaagtaactttttaaatgatttctttactagtttttaatataagaagGTATGTGTGGAAGACACTGAAATAACTTGCTTAAAGGTACAGTATATTGTACACTCTGAAATGATGAATGCTGTTATTAATGATTCCAGGGATAATAAAATCAGTATTGTTAGTAGATTACCTTCAAATTGAAATGAAACCTGTTCAGTCCAGAGAGATGAACATTTCAAACTCAAATGAAGTTCATAATCTaacttgtaatattttaaatagccCTATTTTAAATCTTGGCTGATTCAAATAGCCTGTTTTTCTTCTGCACATTGCTGACTCAGTTTTGTCATTTCTTGCAGCGTGACAATAAGGGATAGGTGATTCCATCACGTGATCACATCAATTACACTGCTGTGGTTCATGCTGTTCAATTACATTATCAATTCAAGAACTTTCAAATGATGCTATATTGTCAATATGTACTTTAACTTATAGGTCCCCAAAAGAGAAGTTATTCTTTAAACAGACATTCGTCAGTATTCTGATCAGTATTTCAAGTGAAATGGAAAAGTGTCTACATAAAAGAGATTTTCCCATATGACTGACTGGTTTGGGTTGCTAAAATTGTAACATCTATGAATGTTAAtgataacttttatttaaaaaaaactagttaTAACTAAAGTATAAACTACTTTAGTCATAGATGTTATGGGCTATGTCTAGAATTAAATGTCGTATATTCCTAACTTGGTAACTTTGAAGTTGTCTGTTAGTGTCAGGCATTTtccctcttaatttttaatgttttctaagtaattttatttcatttcagataAAGAGTAAACTAGTTTTAAGTTTGGGCATATAAAAATCTCTCTAcataatatttgaaatttaaataaattcttacaAGTAAGAGtagagaagatttttaaaaaggtttggAAAAAAGGAGTGGCTCACTCctgaaataatgtatttatacAGCTTGTAAAAATAATGTTCCTTTGCCCTTGATCTCCAGAAGCAACAGAGAAGAGGAGAAGCTCATCTCTGAATAGAAGATGCAGCAAACTGCATTCATCTGCGGAACCTGAAGAAGTAGAATCAAAAACAAGTGGTTAGTTATTTCTAAGTATTGATCTTAAATGGTGGTTTTCAAGTGTTTATGTCAACATTTAGTTGTTTGAAAAGTCATTTCAAAAAACTGGAAGCCAAAATAATATCCCTTCTTTAACTGAAAAATATACTTTGGTGCCATGCTTACGTGGCTGAAGCCAGAAGAGCCTCTTTAAATGAAACGTGTAATTCTGCCATCATGTGAGCAAGGGGTTATAATAAAGCTGAGGAACTAGATCTCAGAGTGTTGGTGTAGCCAGATTTGTCCTGAAGCACCTGATTCCCTTCAAACATTTCATCAGTTCGCATGTAGAAGTTCTAAGTTACTGGCCATGTTTTGAACTTCAAAGCTTTGCTCTGTGGCTTCACGGTATCATCCACATTTGTCCTTTGTGCGTGTTTTCACTGCTGATGACTACACACAAAATTTCATAATTATTACTGAAGTACTTCTTTACTTAAAGTTGCTTCTTTCTGACACCTTCCCCCCCTAAATTTTCTCTCTCAGACGTGACTGTTCCTTTTTGTTTCATACTGAACCTTTCACTTACAGAAAACTCTCCACTTAATCAGTCAGGTCAAATCCTGTTACAACAAATGTCATTGTCACAGGGAACCTTATGAACATAAAAATTTATTGGAGCAACAAGATTCAACTTGAACAGAATAATTCATTCAGTCCCTTGGAGCTTTTGGTGATGGACTTGACCAATATGACTGTCAGTGGCATGTATCTGTAGGAAGCCATGTCAGAGTGGTTTTGTCATgtacaacttttttctttctccacatgTGAGTTCCTCTGTGGAGACTCCATACATTGGGTATGATTCTATTAAATACATTACCTAGAGTCCTGTATTGGGGTTACTGTGGTACGCTGGGGCCTTTGCCCCTCCATTCAGGTACTCTCTTCCCTAACAGAGCAGTCCCATCAGATGGCAGTATTCAGTCCTATTCTGTATGTGTGGCTCTCATTGCTTCTGCTTTTAGTCTGGGAAAGTTACAATTTATAGCAGTTCACATTGCTCTTTCttgctttacatttatttgtgagACCTCAGATTGAATCCTTTCTGTTTATTCTCATCATTTAGTTTGTCAAGTGCACACCAGTCTTTGGGAGAATAATTTAATCAGTCACCTGCTTATCCCAGCAAAACCGTCAGTAGCCAGGAGCAAAAGTACTGCTTCATTATTAATTTCTGGAAGTAATATTTCAGGTAACAGGCGTAGGTCTGAAAGTGTTAGTATGTCCTTAAAAAGCAGGTTGCATCACTTAATTTTTTACAGTAAAGCATGAAAATAATGTGAATCAGTACTTTGCAAATGAGTGATTTTTACCTAACTTTTTTATGTTGAGTATTTATTTTATGATCTCTAGCATGGTAGGGCAGTTATCTGGCTAATTGATAGGATGAGATAGAGAGTTTGGTTGTTGTTAAATTTTTAAGCTGTGGGGTTTTTGACCTGTGTTTGAATGTATCACAGTACTGTAAAAAgtattggattttaaaaatttagaaaaacctAGTATCAAGGGAGAGTCTCCTACTccaccctccttttttttcttaaaatgtggacGAATAACATTAAGTGGCTCTTTAGCTTTTAGTTAAGAATATAAAGATTGTTAGTAAACAAATCTTCAGGGTTACGTGGATTTTCTCACGTTTAGGTTCCATGTTACGTTAGACGTGCCTCTGCGTAGTAAGGGGTTCTCGGTAATGGAGAGCTCTAATTCACTATTcccatcctttttctcttttttttccctccactttttcctttccagaatATATCCCAcccccatttatttttttttcctgtcagtaTTCATATAATTTAGCAAATCAGAATAGACTGTCATAGACTTTGTTGCAGTGCAGCGTTACTTCTCTTGGTTTGAATTACTGACTTTGTTGATGCCTGGTTGTATGTGTGCTGTCAGATTATTTTCTGCCAGTCTCCCCCCAGACTATTATAAGGAATTCTACTTACTTTCATTTTAGTTTAATATATTACCCCCATCAAAAACCTTAATATTTTGTCTTAAATCTCTATAGCTAATAGAAATCTAGTTATTATACTTAACTATATTTTCTGTAGCACAAACTGTCAGTGTTAAATAAGTGACTGTTTAGGCACATGCAGGTATGTAAAGAAAATGCTTCCTCCACCAGAAGTGAGGGACTAAAAAAATAACCAAGTCTTGTATTTACCAAGTCTTACCATGTCTTAAGGAAGCACCCGccaaatgccttttaaaaaatgtttgctttctttaTTATGAAAGTAATTAATATTTAGtgtagaaaaatgtaaatataattcCCTATTATCAATATCCACTGATAACtgaatttttttgcatttatattttttaatgggatTATAACCTGCTTTTGTTTAAACTCAGTATATACCATTTTTATGTCTGAAAATTGAGTATTACTGCTCTCAATGACTGCCTTAGTCTAGTCCAAATTTTCTGTTGAGTATTTAGATTATATTTTCAATTGTTTCAATATTATAAGCAATACTATAATAAGTAACCTcttatatacattttcatttgtttatctgcTTTTGTCTTAAAGATAACCTAGAAATCAAATTGCTAGAACAAAGAGTGTATACTTTTTAGAATAGCTCTTGATACATTATTGCCAGAGTGCTTCCCAGGGAGCATTTACAAATCCACACTcttcaccagcagtgtatgacaTTGCCTGGTTCCCAACATTGGTATTATCACTTTCCTCCATCTTAGCAGGTACTGGATATTATAATTTATGTGCATTTATTAGGCTAAAAATATTTAGATTGTTGAAGCTGGAAGAGACCTTGGAGATGCAGTCTGACTAATGTCTTATTACAATTTTCTGTATGggtgagaaaatgttcttttttacgTTCTAGTTTAAAACAATCATATGTAAAGTGTCTTACGTAATCATCTGTGATGGTAAGATCTCTGGCCCTGGTGACATTGTTTATGTTACTTTTAGGAAGTGTTAAAGGTCTTGTAATTTTCTAGAAAATCATTCTGAACTATAGTGTGattgaaatagaaatttaatttattcttattgCAAACATCAGCTTTTGAGAAGCATCTTACTTTCATTTGGAGTGGACTATTGCTTTCCCAGGGCCTTTCTTGGTGGTGCTTCTGAAATACCAACTTGGTGATGCTTCTGTCCtatgtctgtgatccatttcaCTAAACACTCCGTGTTGTGTCTAATCCCTCTGATTTCCTAATAAATGCAGTCTCTTTTGTTCTTATACTGTTACATAGTACATTTCTGTCTTGTCATATTTCTACCTGTATGGGATTTCATTCTCTGTCCTCATTTACCTGCAGGCATCCACAGTATAATCCAGCTTGTAAACATGCCCTTGCGTAGCCAGAGCAGTGTTGAATTGAAGAGTACCATAGTGCCTTGCAAGTCAACAGTGGCAATCCCTTCCCAGGAGAAAGCAGAAATATCTTCAAAGATATTTGAAGCAGTCCCCAAGGCGAGTGTGGAAGCACCCGCCGAGGCGAGTGTGGAAACACCCCCAGAGGCGAGCGTAGAAGCATCCCCGGAGGCGAGCGTGGAAGCACCCTCGGAGGCAAGTGTGGAAGCATCCCCGGAGGCAAGTGTGGAAGCACCCCCGGAGGCAAGCGTGGAAGCACCCCCGGAGGCGAGCGTGGAAGCACCCCCGGAGGCAAGCGTGGAAGCACCCCCGGAGGCGAGCGTGGAAGCGCCCCCGGAGGCGAGCGTAGAAGCGCCCCTGGAGGCGAGCGTAGAAGCACCCCTGGAGGCGAGCGTGGAAGCATCCCTGGAGGCGAGTCTGGAAGCATCCCTGGAGGCGAGTCTGGAAGGGTCCTCCAAGACCAGCATGGAAGCACCCGTGGAGGCGAGCATGGAAGTGCTCCCCAAGAGTGTGGAAACATCACCTGAGGCAAGCATGGATCCATCCCCTGACGTGAGCATGGACTCGTCCCCTGGGATGAGTGTAGACCCATCCCCTGAGGTGAGCACGGACTCATCCCCTGAGGTGAATGTGGACCCATCCCTTGAAGTGATCACGGACTCATCTCCTGAAGTGAGCTTGGAAGTACTCCCCGAGGAGAGCGAAGAGAGCCTGGAAGCGTCCCCTGAGGACAGTCTAGAACTGCTCCCCGAATTGACCCCCGATGAGAGCCTGGACGTCCCTCCCAAGGAGAGCCTGGACGTCCTTCTGGAGGAGAGCCTGGATGTGTCCCCCAAGAAGAACCTGGACGTCCCTCAAGAGGAGAGCTTGGACGTAACCCCTGAGGAGAGCCTGGACGTCCTTCCCAAGGAGAGCCTGGACGTCCTTCCGGAGGAGAGCCTGGATGTGTCCCCCAAGAAGAACCTGGACGTCCCTCAAGAGGAGAGCTTGGACGTAACCCCCGAGGAGAGCCTGGACGTCCTTCCCAAGGAGAGCCTGGACGTCCTTCCGGAGGAGAGCCTGGATGTGTCCCCCAAGAAGAACCTGGACGTCCCTCAAGAGGAGAGCTTGGACGTAACCCCCGAGGAGAGCCTGGACGTCCTTCCCAAGGAGAGCCTGGACGTCCTTCCGGAGGAGAGCCTGGATGTGTCCCCCAAGAAGAACCTGGACGTCCCTCAAGAGGAGAGCTTGGGCGTAACCCCCGAGGAGAGCCTGGACATCCGTCCCGAGGGGAGCCTGGAAGTAACCGCCAAGAAGAACCTGGACGTCCCTCAGAAGGAGAGTGTGGAGGCGCCCCCTGAGGTGACAATGGTGAAAGCAAAAGACTGTCCTCCGCAGGTTTGTCGGGTGCCTTTCATTGacaaattttctattaaaatctGTATATTTAGTTGTATAGATTTCGATAGGTCAAGTTTCACAACAGAAGCAACTTCTTACTTATAGCattctgtgagataataaattcacTGTAATGATTTAAAATTATCTGATATATGTTGTACCAGAGTTTCCCCCCAAAACTGGAAAATTAGTATAAGAGACAAAATATAGCAATTTATATGAACTATGTTTCCAACTGAAGGAATTTTTTTGAGAACTATTTGCAAACCTCAgttaggatttaaaaataaaattaggtttttaaattttaaattttaattgaagtatagtcagtttacaatgttgtgtcaatttctggtgtacagcataatgtttcagtcatacatatagttacatatatttattttcatatttttcactataggttgctacaagatactgaatatatttccctgtgctgtacagaagaaacttgtttattttatatatagtaatcaGTATCtgcaggtttttttaaaaaaccaagtttTGAAGtaaaagaattcttttaaattaattatttctatGACGTGCTTAAACTGTGTAATATAAATTGTTAGTCTGGAAGAACATATCTCTGTACCGAATTCTCATGCATGGAAGGAAAATTTGGAATTTAAGGAACTATGATTCTATTTTActcagaatatttttctcttgaaaagcCAGCTGCAAAAGGTAAATGCTAGTAATTTCTTATCTGATTGTATTGATCTGTTCAGAAATCAGAAATGGACAAACAGGCCTCAAACTCTGTTACCAAGAAGCGCCTACCACCGTCGCAGATCCCATGTTATAAGTGGTCGTCTTCTCCAACAAGCAGGTGGCGTCCGCCATCCCCCATCAATGCTAAGTAAGTAGCTTATTTGCAACTGTTCCTGATAGGTATTTTACCAGCATAAACTTCACATCAGTGTTTCAGCAACAACGTGTAGTATGCATGGTAATGtaaatataaagggaaaaacctttaaaatggaTTTACCTTTGTCTATAAAATATCATTATATTATATCCAGATATGTTTTATGAAATGCTGTACTAAAAATTAGCATGTATTTGTTACAAAATCATAACAGACTTCCTTCATTTCTCCCAGGAGGCAAATCCAAAAGAATCGCCCCCCATCACCTTCACCCGTCACTTCAAAACCATCAACACAGGTTCCTTTTTCTTATAAAGTAATTCCTATTCAGCGTACCCTATTTGCACAAAATGCATCAGGTACTATTGGAATGAAAAGTGAAGCCATTTCTAACACCACTAACAACTCTGAGGCTGCGAGCCAAAATGGTGCGATCTGTGAAGGTAAGAGCATTCACTAAGAAGTTCATTTCTGCAACGGAGTTTGGGAAGGTCAGCTTCATTTTATTCCCCAGTTCAGAGAACTTCAGGAAGTGAGCTTTCTTCTGAATAAAGAGAATTTCACCAGTCACTGGCACACTGCTTGTTTTTTCTTGCCGGAACTTCCTCTTACCCCCATTTTTGGAACAGATGTTAGAAGTACGGGTTGGATGAGCACCGTGGTCTAGGTGCTCCCTGCAGTTCTGACAGTGGATGGCCCTAAGGTATTTTCCATCCTTGGAGAGAGCACATCCAGCCATTTGTGGCTGAGCGGGTTTCCATCAGGAGCTGTAGGGCCATTTCCATACATAGGCCGTAACATGGGTCAGGCCAGTATGTGGGTTCCTGAAAGTACCATATTGGTATTTTGCTGGTCAcatgcattcttttttcttttacattgaagtatggttgatttacagtgttgtgttagtttcaggtgtacaggaaagtgactcggttacacacatatatatctattctttttcagattcttttccattttaggctGTTACTCATATGTATTCTTAATATCCATGGacataacttaattttaaatacactggggaattttgctttttgaaggaATTGCACAGTGAATTTTTTGTAACGGAAGCAacctttttattataaattattttagatgTCTTGAAATCCTCATTTTGAcgtatagtttattttaaaaaagaaattagtgaCATGACTGAAATATAATATGCCTCCATGTGATCACTTTATTTTACTGATAGTCCTGGTTTCTTTGGTTATCTACATTTAGCCATTTTATGATCAACCAAACATAGTAACATACTATTATCAATGGTTAGCTAAACAGTAattatttagtaaaaataatgcacaattttcaaaatgtatcctgg
Protein-coding regions in this window:
- the MAP7D3 gene encoding MAP7 domain-containing protein 3 isoform X1 — translated: MAERAGARGSTSLKGLRERMVAAANAIAEERRNQSGFSTLAPQSSNAKSAFKPVIDGSVLKNDIKQRLAKERREEKKRQEDANKEIQLLEKERKSKILYEKQMEEKQRRLREQKAKDEQRRISAERKRKEKFQEERERLKAILYRTLERSSHVDRQKRWSWEGCTGINSENKTANKHSISTEKLEQGTSGLHKQVSVSSTGLQNPVDKKATEKRRSSSLNRRCSKLHSSAEPEEVESKTSGIHSIIQLVNMPLRSQSSVELKSTIVPCKSTVAIPSQEKAEISSKIFEAVPKASVEAPAEASVETPPEASVEASPEASVEAPSEASVEASPEASVEAPPEASVEAPPEASVEAPPEASVEAPPEASVEAPPEASVEAPLEASVEAPLEASVEASLEASLEASLEASLEGSSKTSMEAPVEASMEVLPKSVETSPEASMDPSPDVSMDSSPGMSVDPSPEVSTDSSPEVNVDPSLEVITDSSPEVSLEVLPEESEESLEASPEDSLELLPELTPDESLDVPPKESLDVLLEESLDVSPKKNLDVPQEESLDVTPEESLDVLPKESLDVLPEESLDVSPKKNLDVPQEESLDVTPEESLDVLPKESLDVLPEESLDVSPKKNLDVPQEESLDVTPEESLDVLPKESLDVLPEESLDVSPKKNLDVPQEESLGVTPEESLDIRPEGSLEVTAKKNLDVPQKESVEAPPEVTMVKAKDCPPQKSEMDKQASNSVTKKRLPPSQIPCYKWSSSPTSRWRPPSPINAKRQIQKNRPPSPSPVTSKPSTQVPFSYKVIPIQRTLFAQNASGTIGMKSEAISNTTNNSEAASQNGAICEESGNKSTPGPMSAKEATKILAEKRRLAREQKEKDEERLQKEMEQRKMKGIAKRADEGPEEEFSNFEDVQQPKEIKKKEESQDPEDKKVQLQKGDAKIKAQEEADKRKKEHERIMLQNLQERLERKKRIEEIMKRTRKPDSNTSKAADTASIQRDAYEEDEADDEDEPESDDDSFDDMRPPAFINGMDPSTTPKAHFKNVKNTRKLEFLDATSSHICKETKTVFNCDMKTFRHKSVKDTLSQIKSTRSSTKRTTSRAAKTGKAKTSNTMGPSKSLRSEAQEWICDKITDITSETEPPMSSIPPDSHERHLKGSVTSCLSAQLAVDNKKRNKSVSTESDM
- the MAP7D3 gene encoding MAP7 domain-containing protein 3 isoform X3; this encodes MAERAGARGSTSLKGLRERMVAAANAIAEERRNQSGFSTLAPQSSNAKSAFKPVIDGSVLKNDIKQRLAKERREEKKRQEDANKEIQLLEKERKSKILYEKQMEEKQRRLREQKAKDEQRRISAERKRKEKFQEERERLKAILYRTLERSSHVDRQKRWSWEGCTGINSENKTANKHSISTEKLEQGTSGLHKQVSVSSTGLQNPVDKKATEKRRSSSLNRRCSKLHSSAEPEEVESKTSGIHSIIQLVNMPLRSQSSVELKSTIVPCKSTVAIPSQEKAEISSKIFEAVPKASVEAPAEASVETPPEASVEASPEASVEAPSEASVEASPEASVEAPPEASVEAPPEASVEAPPEASVEAPPEASVEAPPEASVEAPLEASVEAPLEASVEASLEASLEASLEASLEGSSKTSMEAPVEASMEVLPKSVETSPEASMDPSPDVSMDSSPGMSVDPSPEVSTDSSPEVNVDPSLEVITDSSPEVSLEVLPEESEESLEASPEDSLELLPELTPDESLDVPPKESLDVLLEESLDVSPKKNLDVPQEESLDVTPEESLDVLPKESLDVLPEESLDVSPKKNLDVPQEESLDVTPEESLDVLPKESLDVLPEESLDVSPKKNLDVPQEESLDVTPEESLDVLPKESLDVLPEESLDVSPKKNLDVPQEESLGVTPEESLDIRPEGSLEVTAKKNLDVPQKESVEAPPEVTMVKAKDCPPQKSEMDKQASNSVTKKRLPPSQIPCYKWSSSPTSRWRPPSPINAKRQIQKNRPPSPSPVTSKPSTQVPFSYKVIPIQRTLFAQNASGTIGMKSEAISNTTNNSEAASQNGAICEESGNKSTPGPMSAKEATKILAEKRRLAREQKEKDEERLQKEMEQRKMKGIAKRADEGPEEEFSNFEDVQQPKEIKKKEESQDPEDKKVQLQRIEEIMKRTRKPDSNTSKAADTASIQRDAYEEDEADDEDEPESDDDSFDDMRPPAFINGMDPSTTPKAHFKNVKNTRKLEFLDATSSHICKETKTVFNCDMKTFRHKSVKDTLSQIKSTRSSTKRTTSRAAKTGKAKTSNTMGPSKSLRSEAQEWICDKITDITSETEPPMSSIPPDSHERHLKGSVTSCLSAQLAVDNKKRNKSVSTESDM